Genomic DNA from Mycobacteroides chelonae CCUG 47445:
GCGTCGCAGTACGCGAACTGGACTTCCACGACACCTTTCTGGCCGCCGACTATTCGCACCCCGGCGACAACATTCCACCGTTGGTGGCTGTGGCTCAGCAGCTCGGCATCGGCGGGGCGGACCTCATTCGCGGTCTGGCCACCGCATACGAAACCCAGATCAACCTCACCCGCGGAATCTGTTTGCACGAGCACAAGATCGACCACGTCGCACACCTCGGCCCTTCGGTCGCCGCCGGCCTGGGCACCATGCTGAAGCTCGACACCGAGACGATCTATCAGGCCATCGGTCAGGCCCTACACCTGACGACCGCGACCCGGCAGTCCCGCAAGGGACTCATCTCCAGCTGGAAGGCCTATGCCCCGGCGTGGGCCGGCAAGGTCGCCATCGAGGCCGTCGACCGCGCGATGCGCGGCGAGGGTGCTCCGTCCCCGATCTGGGAGGGCGAAGACGGCGTGATCGCCTGGCTGCTCGGCGGTCCCGACAAGGTCTACGAGGTGCCGCTGCCGGGCCCAGGTGAGGAGAAGCGCGCGATCCTGGACAGCTACACCAAGGAGCACTCGGCCGAGTACCAGAGCCAAGCGCCCATCGACCTGGCCCGCAGGATGCGCGAGCGCATCGGCGACCTGGATCAGATTGCGACGATCGTGCTGCACACCAGCCACCACACGCACGTCGTGATCGGCACCGGATCGAATGATCCGCAGAAGTTCGACCCCGATGCTTCGCGCGAGACACTCGACCACTCGGTCATGTACATCTTCGCCGTGGCCTTGGAGGACGGCACCTGGCATCACGAGCGCTCCTACGCACCCGAACGTGCACACCGCCCCGAAACGATCGAACTCTGGAACAAGATCAGCACCGTCGAGGACCCGGAATGGACTCGTCGTTACCACTCAAGCAATCCCGAAGAGAAGGCGTTCGGCTGCAAGGCCGTCGTTACTCTCAAGAACGGCGAGGTGATCACCGATGAGCTCGCGATCGCCGATGCACACCCCTTGGGGGCACGGCCATTCGCCCGGGAGAACTACATCAACAAGTTCACCGTGCTATCCGACGGCGTCATCGAACAGCACGAGCAAGACCGATTCCTTTCAGTGGCACAGGGATTGGCTGATCTGAAGGCCGGCTCACTGGGTGCGCTCAACCCGCTCGTGGACGCCGTAGTTCTCGACAAGGCGCCCACGACACCGGAGGGGATCTTTAAGTGAGCGCGCTTCTTGCCTCCGCCAAGGACGCGGCCACCAAGCGTGCCGCGTTCCGGGCGGGCTTGTCCTCCGGCGAACTGCTGCGCTTTCCCGGCGCGTTCTCACCGTTGGTGGCCAAGCTGATCCAGGAGATCGGGTTCGAGGGTGTTTACGTCTCGGGTGCCGTACTGTCTGCCGACCTGGCCCTGCCCGATATCGGATTGACGACGCTCACCGAGGTGTCGGCCCGCGGTCGTCAGATCGCGTCGGTTACCGACCTGCCGACCCTGATCGATGCCGACACAGGATTTGGCGAGCCGATGAGTGCGGCACGCACGGTCACCGTGCTCGAAGACAGCGGAGTAGCCGGCCTTCATCTCGAGGACCAGGTGAATCCCAAGCGGTGCGGGCATCTTGACGGCAAGGCCGTCGTCGAGAGCGCCGAGATGGTTCGGCGACTCCGTGCGGCGGTTTCCGCCCGGCGCGACCCCAACTTCGTCATCTGCGCCCGCACTGATGCCGCGGGCATCGAGGGGTTGCCCGCGGCCATCGACCGCGCAAAGGCCTACGCCGATGCGGGCGCGGATCTCATCTTCACCGAAGCACTCAGTGATATCGGCGAGTTCGAGAAGTTCCGTGCCGCGGTCGATGTTCCCTTGCTGGCCAACATGACCGAATTCGGAAAATCCGAACTCGTGACGGCCGACCAGCTCCGCGAGGTCGGGTACAACGTCGTCATCTATCCCGTCACGACCCTACGGCTGGCGATGTTCGCAGTGGAGCAGGGTCTGCGCGAAATCGATGCGGCGGGAACACAGTCTGGCCTGCTGGGCCAGATGCAGCACCGCAGCCGACTGTACGAGCTGCTCCGCTACTCCGAATACAACCAGTTCGATACCGAGATCTTCAATTTCAGCCTCAATGGAGGAGGAGCCCGATGACCACCGCGACCCCGACTATTCACAAGGGACTTGCCGGCGTCGTGGTGGACACCACCGCCATCTCCAAGGTGGTGCCCGAGACCAATTCGCTGACGTACCGCGGATATCCGGTGCAGGACCTGGCCGCCCAGTGCAGCTTCGAGCAGGTCGCCTACCTGCTGTGGCATGGCGAGTTGCCAAACGATGCCGAGCTCGCGCTGTTCAACCAACGCGAGCGGGCGCAGCGCCGCCTGGACCGTTCCCTGATGGCGCTGTTGGCCAAACTGCCGGAGACCTGCCATCCGATGGACGTGGTGCGCACCGCCATCAGCGTTCTGGGCGCTGAGGATCCTTCCGAGGACGACAGCACTCCGGAAGCCAACTACGCAAAGTCACTTCGCATGTTCGCGGTGCTGCCGACGATCGTGGCGGCCGACATGCGGCGGCGCCGTGGGCTGGATCCCATTCAGCCCCACAGCCACCTCGGCTACTCGGCCAACTTCCTACGGATGTGCTTCGGCGAGGTACCGGATCCGGTGATCGTCACGGCGTTCGAGCAGTCGATGATCCTGTACGCCGAGCACAGCTTCAACGCCTCCACCTTCGCCGCCCGCGTGGTCACCTCGACACAATCCGACATCTACAGCGCGGTCACGGCGGCGATCGGCGCGCTCAAGGGCTCCCTGCATGGCGGAGCCAACGAAGCCGTCATGCACGACATGATCGAGATAGGTGATGCCGCCAAGGCTGCGGAATGGTTGCAGGGCAAGCGGACCCGTAAAGAAAAGGTTATGGGCTTCGGGCACCGCGTATACAAGAACGGCGATTCCCGGGTGCCGACGATGCGTGCCGCGCTGGAGGATGTGGCGCGGGTACGTGATGGTCGTCAGTGGCTCGAGATCTACAAGGTGCTTGAATCCGAGATGGACGCCGCCACCGGAATCAAGCCCAATCTCGACTTCCCCACCGGGCCCGCCTACTACCTCATGGGATTCGATATCCCCTGCTTCACACCGATTTTCGTGATGAGCCGGATCACCGGTTGGACCGCGCACATCATGGAGCAGGCAGCGGCCAACGCCCTGATCCGGCCGCTGAGCGAATACTCCGGCAAGCCCCAGCGGTCACTCGCGTCTTAAGTGCGAGCGCCGAGTGTGCGGTTTGTGTCGAAATGTCGCTGAAAATCGACACAAACCGCACACTCGATTCGACTAGTTCGGCATTCTGTCACAAAGCAATTGGATGAATAGCTCATCCGGCGGAGGCGCCCCCGGGTCGATGTTGAGGAAGCTGGTATAGAAGCCGTCTGGTGAGTGCACCGCACGGCTTACTTGCCCCGCAATGCCCGCGACAACACCTGCATAGCCACGCGTATCGTTCACGCTCAGCCGAGGGTCCGCGAGATCGACGGTCACTCGATCTCCCCGCGACGGGATCACCACGCCAAACGCGTCTGGAGGCCCGAACAGATGCAATGTCCTGCGGCCACGATCCCGCGCATCACGCAGCGCCTCAATATCATCGCCGGTCGGCTCCACCGCTGAGGTCACACGCAGCCCCACAACGGATCCGGTGATCACTCGATGCCCGATCTCGCCCGACGGTGGCTGATCTGGCCAACGTGTCGCCAGTTCGGTAGGCCGGTACTGAAACGATGACGACTCTTGGCTCACCTGACCGGACTCATTCAGATAGGTAGTGGCCGACACGTCGTACAGCTCCTCGACGACGCCCCGCAGACGGGGCCAGCTTTGGCTCTCGTGCCACGTAGCCCAGAGGATTACCAGCGCATTCGCGGGATCTCCGAGTGTTGGATCCCAGCTCGCACAACCGTAGGGAAACCGGACGATCTCGCGGTCCTCGTCCCAGTCGACCGCAGCAGCCGATGCCAGTAGGTAGCCACTCTCAGCGGGATGAGCACAGATCTGCCAATCGACAGACTGGCCTATCTCAGGAGTCTTACCGCAGCACTGATACTCCCAGTTTGAAATACCAAGGTATACAAGAGATTCATTTCGATTGAGAATCTTGTTAATCACTGAAGAACCAGGTGTTAGACGAACGGAGCACGAACGCTCCGGACCCGGTGTACCGAGCGCCAAGGTTAGCCAGCATCACGCCAAGCGTCAACACCCGTCAATCGGGCCGAGACAAGAGCCCGCCGACCCACCAATCTGCCGGAGCCTCTCGCCGATACCCACGCTGACGTAGCAAGCCCTCCATGTCGAATCCGACGGCTTCGGCCACCGCCCGCGAGGCATCATTGCCGACGACGGCCCACCATTCGATGCGGTGCACGTCCAGCACATCAAATCCCCACTGGCACAGCCGCCGAATCGCCTCTGTTGTCAGCCCCTTACGTCGATGCTGCGAGGCAGACCAGTACCCGACTTCCACCACGCCGGGCGCGATCGACTTAAGCGAACAGGTGCCCACAAGTTCTTCTGTGTCGGCGAGGAAGAACCCAAAGCCGTATCGCGCGTTGTCCGCCCATTCCTGCGCCGACCTGGTGACAAAACTCCGGGCGTCTTCACGGGTGTACGGAACCGGCAGCGGAAGGTAGTGCGCGATCTGCGGCTCGTTGCACGCTTCGACAATCACGGCCTCGTCGGCGGCAGTGACCGCGCGCAGAACCAACCGGTCCGTCTGCAACTCGGTAGGTTCCATGCGACCAGTCTCAACCACGAATTACAACGTGGTCAAAGGAATTCCGCGTGACCCCGCCTGTGTCAGGAGGTCTCGGGTACCGGCGACCAGTACTCCAGCATCTCCGCGAAGGTCTCGAAGGCCGGCCTGGCCAGACCGTACGGTGCCTCGAAATGCACGCTCAGAGGAAAGCCGAGGTCTGCCACTCCATCGATGACTCGCTTGTAGAGATCCACAAGCTGTGGCCGCCGGACATCTGGTTCGCAGGCTGCCAGCGACTTCACGAAGTCTTGTTCGCGCGCAACGGCTTCATTGCCGGGGTCTTGGATCAACCAATCGATGAGCCCGACCTTGGATTCCAGCTTCGGGACGAAACCGAACGAGAGCAACACCTCCGGCCGGTGTTCGGTTGTGCGCGCGAACTCCTGCAGAAAGCCAACCACCGCATCGGAATACAGCAGCTGGGTCATGGCGAAGGTTGCGCCCTTGTCACATTTGAAGGAGAAGCGGCCCTGTTCACCACTGCGGGTGGGGATCAGAATCACTCCCCTGTTGTCGACGATGTCGTCGAACTTCGACAACGCGTCAGTCGGTGGAATGCCTGAACCGTCGCCGTCGCTCATGGTGCGCGGTACGCCGACGAAGATCACGCCGTCCATCCCAGCTTCGGTCAGGCCGGTCAGCCGGCTCCGCAACGACGTCTCATCCGAAAAGGAAGTGACCTGCGTGCACAGTCCCCGCATGGTGGGTAGCTCCGACCGGATGATCGACCAATAGTCGACGACATCCAGCTTCGGCTTCATCTCCAGCGGGCGATCGGCATCCTCCACGATCATCGACGGGATCATGACGTGATCGATGCGCCCATCGATGCCGAATTCCGCCGAAAACCTGGACAGTTTCTGCAGTTCTTCGGATGCCTTCTCGAGGCCGCCATCGACGTTGGGAGGCACCAGCTCCAGCGCAACGGTATTCATGGACACCAAGGACCTCCGATTAGTCTCGCTAATGGTTTATACACCAATCAAATTCACGCGCGAGCAGTCCCCCGCGAAGGAGACTGCCCGCGCGTTCATCGGGAACTAGGCGCCCGCACGCACCTCGGTCGCAGCCGCCACCAGGTTGGCCAGCGACGCAGTTACCTCGTCAGCCTTCCGGGTCTTCAGGCCACAATCAGGATTGACCCAGAGACGCTGGGCCGGAACTGCCTGCAGCGCCTCACGCAGCGAGTTCGCCATCTCGGCCGTCGAGGGCACCCGCGGCGAATGGATGTCGTACACACCCGGGCCGACGCTGTTGGAGAATCCGATCGCGTTGAGGTCGTCGAGCACCTCCATATGCGAGCGAGCCGCCTCGATGGAGGTGACATCGGCGTCCAGATCGGCGATCGCACCGATCACCTCGCCGAACTCCGAATAGCACAGATGCGTGTGAATCTGGGTCGCATCGGACACACCCGAGGTGGACAGCCGGAACGCACCGACCGCCCAGTCCAGGTATGCGGGCTTATCCGCCGAGCGCAGCGGCAGGAGCTCGCGCAATGCGGGCTCGTCCACCTGGATGATCGCAATCCCGGCGTCCTGCAGATCCACCGTCTCGTCCCGGATGGCCAGTGCGATCTGGTTAGCGGTATCCGCCAACGGCTGATCATCACGAACGAACGACCACGCGAGAATAGTCACCGGCCCGGTCAGCATGCCCTTGACGTACTTGGGAGTCAGCGACTGGGCGTAGGTGGCCCACTCGACGGTCATCGGGTTCTGCCGTGCGACATCGCCGTACAGGATCGGTGGGCGCACGCAACGGCTGCCGTACGACTGAACCCAGCCGTTCTGGGTGGCAAAGAATCCGTCAAGCTGCTCGGCGAAGTACTGAACCATGTCGTTGCGTTCAGGCTCACCGTGGACCAGCACGTCCAAGCCCAGCTTCTCCTGTAGCGCAATAACATCGGCAACCTCGGCGCGCATCCGCCGCACGTACTCGGCCTCGTCGATCTCGCCCTTGGTCAAGGCCTGACGGGCCTTGCGGAT
This window encodes:
- the prpD gene encoding 2-methylcitrate dehydratase PrpD, which produces MHVHSVHTRRSADVFPRDQHLAWKIAEVASDPVAVPADTEAMVINRIIDNAAVSAASVIRRPVTVARRQAQAHAVSSGGRGANVFGVSGGYSAEWAAWANGVAVRELDFHDTFLAADYSHPGDNIPPLVAVAQQLGIGGADLIRGLATAYETQINLTRGICLHEHKIDHVAHLGPSVAAGLGTMLKLDTETIYQAIGQALHLTTATRQSRKGLISSWKAYAPAWAGKVAIEAVDRAMRGEGAPSPIWEGEDGVIAWLLGGPDKVYEVPLPGPGEEKRAILDSYTKEHSAEYQSQAPIDLARRMRERIGDLDQIATIVLHTSHHTHVVIGTGSNDPQKFDPDASRETLDHSVMYIFAVALEDGTWHHERSYAPERAHRPETIELWNKISTVEDPEWTRRYHSSNPEEKAFGCKAVVTLKNGEVITDELAIADAHPLGARPFARENYINKFTVLSDGVIEQHEQDRFLSVAQGLADLKAGSLGALNPLVDAVVLDKAPTTPEGIFK
- the prpB gene encoding methylisocitrate lyase, whose product is MSALLASAKDAATKRAAFRAGLSSGELLRFPGAFSPLVAKLIQEIGFEGVYVSGAVLSADLALPDIGLTTLTEVSARGRQIASVTDLPTLIDADTGFGEPMSAARTVTVLEDSGVAGLHLEDQVNPKRCGHLDGKAVVESAEMVRRLRAAVSARRDPNFVICARTDAAGIEGLPAAIDRAKAYADAGADLIFTEALSDIGEFEKFRAAVDVPLLANMTEFGKSELVTADQLREVGYNVVIYPVTTLRLAMFAVEQGLREIDAAGTQSGLLGQMQHRSRLYELLRYSEYNQFDTEIFNFSLNGGGAR
- a CDS encoding bifunctional 2-methylcitrate synthase/citrate synthase yields the protein MTTATPTIHKGLAGVVVDTTAISKVVPETNSLTYRGYPVQDLAAQCSFEQVAYLLWHGELPNDAELALFNQRERAQRRLDRSLMALLAKLPETCHPMDVVRTAISVLGAEDPSEDDSTPEANYAKSLRMFAVLPTIVAADMRRRRGLDPIQPHSHLGYSANFLRMCFGEVPDPVIVTAFEQSMILYAEHSFNASTFAARVVTSTQSDIYSAVTAAIGALKGSLHGGANEAVMHDMIEIGDAAKAAEWLQGKRTRKEKVMGFGHRVYKNGDSRVPTMRAALEDVARVRDGRQWLEIYKVLESEMDAATGIKPNLDFPTGPAYYLMGFDIPCFTPIFVMSRITGWTAHIMEQAAANALIRPLSEYSGKPQRSLAS
- a CDS encoding DUF6578 domain-containing protein, giving the protein MINKILNRNESLVYLGISNWEYQCCGKTPEIGQSVDWQICAHPAESGYLLASAAAVDWDEDREIVRFPYGCASWDPTLGDPANALVILWATWHESQSWPRLRGVVEELYDVSATTYLNESGQVSQESSSFQYRPTELATRWPDQPPSGEIGHRVITGSVVGLRVTSAVEPTGDDIEALRDARDRGRRTLHLFGPPDAFGVVIPSRGDRVTVDLADPRLSVNDTRGYAGVVAGIAGQVSRAVHSPDGFYTSFLNIDPGAPPPDELFIQLLCDRMPN
- a CDS encoding GNAT family N-acetyltransferase: MEPTELQTDRLVLRAVTAADEAVIVEACNEPQIAHYLPLPVPYTREDARSFVTRSAQEWADNARYGFGFFLADTEELVGTCSLKSIAPGVVEVGYWSASQHRRKGLTTEAIRRLCQWGFDVLDVHRIEWWAVVGNDASRAVAEAVGFDMEGLLRQRGYRREAPADWWVGGLLSRPD
- a CDS encoding mycobacterial-type methylenetetrahydrofolate reductase, translated to MSMNTVALELVPPNVDGGLEKASEELQKLSRFSAEFGIDGRIDHVMIPSMIVEDADRPLEMKPKLDVVDYWSIIRSELPTMRGLCTQVTSFSDETSLRSRLTGLTEAGMDGVIFVGVPRTMSDGDGSGIPPTDALSKFDDIVDNRGVILIPTRSGEQGRFSFKCDKGATFAMTQLLYSDAVVGFLQEFARTTEHRPEVLLSFGFVPKLESKVGLIDWLIQDPGNEAVAREQDFVKSLAACEPDVRRPQLVDLYKRVIDGVADLGFPLSVHFEAPYGLARPAFETFAEMLEYWSPVPETS